Proteins found in one Gardnerella vaginalis ATCC 14018 = JCM 11026 genomic segment:
- a CDS encoding inositol-3-phosphate synthase, which produces MSIRVAIAGVGNCASSLVQGVEYYKNANDGDKIPGLMHAVFGQYRVRDIEFVAAFDVDALKVGHDLSEAIYASQNNTIRFADVPNLGVKVQRGPTYDGLGDYYKQMIEESKEEPVNVAAVLRDLHVDVLVSYLPVGSEQADKAYATAAMEAGCAFVNCLPVFIASDPVWAQKFRDAGVPIIGDDIKSQVGATITHRVMARLFEDRGVRLDRTYQLNVGGNMDFMNMLQRSRLESKKISKTRAVTSIVPHDMDDHNVHIGPSDYVAWLDDRKFAFVRLEGTTFGDVPLSLEYKLEVWDSPNSAGIVIDAVRAAKIALDRKLSGPILAPSSYFMKSPAVQHEDSEARELVERYIAGDVEADESQLNADVEAAKEHGKSVWRA; this is translated from the coding sequence ATGAGTATCCGCGTTGCCATTGCCGGTGTTGGCAATTGTGCTTCGTCGTTGGTTCAAGGCGTTGAATACTACAAAAATGCCAATGATGGCGATAAAATTCCAGGATTAATGCATGCTGTTTTTGGGCAATATCGCGTGCGAGATATTGAGTTTGTAGCAGCTTTTGATGTTGACGCTTTAAAAGTGGGTCATGATTTAAGCGAGGCGATTTATGCTTCGCAAAACAACACGATTCGCTTTGCAGATGTGCCTAATCTTGGTGTTAAAGTGCAGCGTGGACCTACTTACGATGGCTTGGGCGACTACTACAAGCAAATGATTGAGGAGTCTAAGGAAGAGCCTGTAAATGTTGCCGCGGTTTTGCGCGATTTGCATGTAGACGTGCTTGTTTCTTACTTGCCAGTTGGCTCCGAGCAGGCAGATAAGGCATATGCTACGGCGGCTATGGAAGCTGGATGCGCGTTTGTAAATTGCCTTCCTGTTTTTATTGCTTCCGACCCAGTTTGGGCGCAAAAGTTCCGTGACGCAGGCGTTCCGATTATTGGCGACGATATTAAAAGCCAGGTTGGAGCTACGATTACGCACCGCGTTATGGCGCGACTTTTTGAAGATAGAGGAGTGCGTTTGGATCGCACTTACCAGCTGAATGTTGGCGGAAACATGGACTTTATGAACATGTTGCAGCGCTCTAGGCTTGAGTCGAAGAAGATTTCTAAGACGCGCGCGGTTACTTCGATTGTTCCGCACGATATGGATGATCACAACGTGCACATCGGTCCTTCGGATTATGTTGCTTGGCTTGACGACCGCAAGTTTGCGTTTGTGCGCTTAGAGGGCACCACTTTTGGAGATGTTCCGCTTAGCTTAGAGTACAAGCTCGAAGTGTGGGATTCGCCTAATTCTGCAGGCATTGTTATAGACGCTGTGCGCGCAGCGAAGATTGCGTTGGATCGCAAGCTTTCAGGCCCGATTTTGGCTCCTAGCTCCTACTTTATGAAGTCGCCAGCTGTTCAGCATGAAGATAGCGAGGCGCGCGAACTCGTTGAGCGCTATATTGCTGGAGATGTTGAGGCAGATGAGTCGCAGCTTAATGCAGATGTTGAGGCTGCAAAAGAACATGGTAAAAGCGTGTGGCGCGCCTAG
- a CDS encoding PAP2 family phosphoesterase: MLGMSLFEGSKISDGSDDSDNSQISGIGENIKNSQNSQSSEANQDISKLDPLMNRPRISTIALCALCAVLFASFASIMWILAVRTAIGQSYEEMVISTFGYSAIPSWLSVVLTPLRSSILVIVLSALICAAAAIISIIRKRWWLIAQCAVILVLSLAAEPLKRVLPRPILVNVATLAKNSAPSGHMLLMAAACALLVCAVSRAFRAWVALGSAIITFLLAIALLGGRWHRPADVMISVLIVGAVTSTVLIFTRSSGMDVPGSRRSSISVQIVGSAMITMGIICLTYCSYMIYQIMPGIDLGAKWAIGVSHSCAYWAVAGVCSLTFGVLMVLRQSSAAPLSRLGLVGAPPTPPSKSEVPKRQDEDDLLLRLSSN, translated from the coding sequence ATGCTTGGTATGAGTCTATTTGAAGGCAGCAAGATTAGTGATGGCAGCGACGACAGTGATAATAGCCAAATTAGCGGCATTGGTGAAAATATCAAAAATAGTCAAAATTCTCAAAGCAGCGAGGCTAATCAAGATATTTCTAAGCTCGATCCGCTGATGAATCGTCCTAGAATATCAACAATAGCTTTGTGTGCGCTGTGTGCTGTTCTTTTTGCATCTTTTGCATCAATCATGTGGATTCTAGCCGTTAGAACCGCAATAGGTCAGTCGTATGAAGAAATGGTGATTAGTACTTTTGGATATAGTGCCATTCCGTCGTGGCTGTCTGTTGTACTAACTCCGCTTAGAAGTTCCATACTCGTTATAGTCTTATCTGCCTTGATTTGCGCTGCGGCAGCAATAATATCAATCATAAGAAAACGCTGGTGGCTGATTGCGCAATGCGCTGTAATACTAGTTTTATCTCTAGCTGCAGAGCCTCTAAAACGTGTGCTTCCGCGTCCGATCCTAGTAAATGTAGCAACGCTTGCAAAAAATTCCGCTCCGTCTGGTCACATGCTACTAATGGCGGCTGCGTGCGCGCTGCTTGTTTGCGCTGTAAGTCGCGCTTTTAGAGCATGGGTTGCACTTGGCTCAGCAATAATCACATTTCTGCTTGCCATAGCTCTTTTGGGAGGCAGATGGCACAGGCCGGCAGACGTTATGATATCCGTGCTCATAGTTGGTGCTGTAACATCAACAGTGTTGATTTTTACAAGATCATCTGGAATGGACGTGCCAGGTTCAAGAAGATCATCTATAAGCGTGCAAATCGTTGGAAGCGCAATGATCACAATGGGAATAATCTGCCTAACTTACTGTTCGTACATGATTTACCAGATTATGCCAGGAATAGATTTAGGTGCAAAATGGGCTATAGGGGTATCGCACTCTTGTGCATATTGGGCTGTAGCAGGAGTGTGTAGCTTGACTTTCGGCGTTTTGATGGTTCTTAGACAATCCAGTGCAGCTCCTTTAAGTAGGCTAGGATTAGTTGGTGCTCCGCCTACTCCTCCTTCAAAAAGCGAAGTTCCAAAACGTCAAGATGAGGACGATTTATTGTTAAGATTATCGTCTAATTGA